One Delphinus delphis chromosome 16, mDelDel1.2, whole genome shotgun sequence genomic window carries:
- the TAF5 gene encoding transcription initiation factor TFIID subunit 5, whose product MAALAEEQTEVAVKLEPEGPPTLLPPQTGDSAGEGGGGTTNNGPNGGGGNVAASSSSAGGDGGTPKPSVAVSAVAPAGAAPVPAAAPEAGAPHDRQTLLAVLQFLRQSNLREAEEALRREARLLEEAVAGSGAPGEADGAGAETASALLSRVTASAPGPAAPDPPVSGASGSAAVSGLATGPAAPGKVGSVAVEDQPDVSAVLSAYNQQGDPTMYEEYYSGLKHFIECSLDCHRAELSQLFYPLFVHMYLELVYNQHENEAKSFFEKFHGDQECYYQDDLRVLSSLTKKEHMKGNETMLDFRTSKFVLRISRDSYQLLKRHLQEKQNNQIWNIVQEHLYIDIFDGMPRSKQQIDAMVGSLAGEAKREANKSKVFFGLLKEPEIEVPLDDEDEEGENEEGKPKKKKPKKDSIGSKSKKQDPNAPPQNRIPLPELKDSDKLDKIMNMKETTKRVRLGPDCLPSICFYTFLNAYQGLTAVDVTDDSSLIAGGFADSTVRVWSVTPKKLRSVKQAADLSLIDKESDDVLERIMDEKTASELKILYGHSGPVYGASFSPDRNYLLSSSEDGTVRLWSLQTFTCLVGYKGHNYPVWDTQFSPYGYYFVSGGHDRVARLWATDHYQPLRIFAGHLADVNCTRFHPNSNYVATGSADRTVRLWDVLNGNCVRIFTGHKGPIHSLTFSPNGRFLATGATDGRVLLWDIGHGLMVGELKGHSDTVCSLRFSRDGEILASGSMDNTVRLWDAIKAFEDLETDDFTTATGHINLPENSQELLLGTYMTKSTPVVHLHFTRRNLVLAAGAYSPQ is encoded by the exons ATGGCGGCGCTGGCGGAGGAGCAGACGGAGGTGGCGGTCAAGTTAGAGCCTGAGGGACCGCCGACGCTACTACCTCCGCAGACGGGGGACAGCGCTGGCGAGGGTGGCGGCGGCACAACCAACAACGGCCCCAACGGCGGCGGTGGGAACGTTGCGGCGTCGTCGTCGTCGGCCGGCGGGGATGGTGGGACCCCCAAACCCTCGGTGGCTGTCTCCGCCGTTGCCCCGGCGGGGGCGGCCCCGGTGCCCGCCGCTGCTCCGGAGGCCGGCGCTCCCCACGACCGACAGACTCTGCTGGCCGTGCTGCAGTTTCTACGGCAGAGCAACCTCCGCGAGGCCGAAGAGGCGCTGCGCCGTGAGGCCCGGCTGCTGGAGGAGGCAGTGGCGGGCTCCGGAGCCCCGGGAGAGGCGGACGGCGCCGGCGCTGAGACGGCTAGCGCGCTTCTTAGTCGGGTCACCGCCTCGGCCCCCGGCCCTGCGGCCCCCGACCCTCCGGTCAGCGGTGCTTCGGGGTCCGCCGCCGTCTCGGGCTTAGCGACAGGTCCTGCGGCTCCGGGGAAAG ttgGAAGTGTAGCTGTGGAAGACCAGCCGGATGTCAGTGCCGTGCTATCAGCCTACAACCAACAAGGAGACCCCACAATGTATGAAGAATACTATAGTGGACTGAAACACTTCATTGAATGTTCCTTGGACTGCCATCGGGCAGAGTTATCCCAACTCTTTTATCCCCTGTTTGTACACATGTATTTGGAACTAGTCTACAATCAACATGAGAATGAAGCAAAATCATTCTTTGAGAA GTTCCATGGAGATCAGGAATGTTATTACCAGGATGACCTACGAGTATTATCTAGTCTTACCAAAAAGGAACACATGAAAGGGAATGAGACCATGTTGGATTTTCGAACAAGTAAATTTGTTCTGCGTATTTCCCGAGACTCGTACCAACTCTTGAAGAGGCATCTTCAGGAGAAACAGAACAATCAGATATGGAACATAGTTCAGGAGCACCTCTACATTGACATCTTTGATGGGATGCCGCGTAGTAAGCAACAGATAGATGCGATGGTGGGAAGTTTGGCAGGAGAGGCTAAACGAGAGGCAAACAAATCAAAG gtattttttggtttattaAAAGAGCCAGAAATTGAGGTGCCTTTGGATGATGAGgatgaagaaggagaaaatgaagaaggaaaacctAAAAAGAAGAAGCCTAAAAAAGATAGTATCGGatccaaaagcaaaaaacaagatCCCAATGCTCCACCTCAAAACAG aatCCCTCTTCCTGAGTTGAAAGATTCAGATAAATTGGATAAGATAATGAATATGAAAGAAACCACCAAACGAGTACGCCTTGGGCCAGATTGTTTACCCTCAATTTGTTTCTATACATTCCTCAATGCTTACCAG GGCCTCACTGCAGTGGATGTCACTGATGATTCTAGTTTGATTGCTGGAGGTTTTGCAGATTCAACTGTCAGAGTGTGGTCTGTGACACCCAAAAAGCTTCGTAGTGTCAAACAAGCAGCAG ATCTTAGCCTCATAGATAAAGAATCTGATGATGTCTTAGAAAGAATCATGGATGAGAAAACAGCAAGTGAGTTGAAGATTTTGTATGGTCACAGTGGGCCCGTCTATGGAGCCAGCTTCAGTCCAGATAg GAACTACCTGCTTTCCTCTTCAGAAGATGGAACTGTTAGATTGTGGAGTCTTCAAACATTTACCTGCTTGGTGGGATATAAAGGACACAACTATCCAGtgtgggacacacagttttctcCATATGGATATTATTTTGTGTCAGGGGGCCACGACCGAGTAGCTCG gctctgGGCTACAGATCACTATCAGCCTTTAAGGATATTTGCTGGCCATCTTGCTGATGTGAATTGTACCAGATTCCATCCCAATTCtaattatgttgctacgggctcTGCAGACAGAACTGTGCGGCTCTGGGATGTCCTGAATGGGAACTGTGTAAGGATCTTCACTGGACACAAG GGACCAATTCATTCCTTGACATTTTCTCCCAATGGGAGATTCCTGGCTACAGGAGCAACAGATGGCAGAGTACTCCTTTGGGATATTGGACATGGTTTGATGGTTGGAGAATTAAAAGGCCACAGTGATACAGTCTGTTCACTTAGATTTAGTAGAGATGGTGAAATTTTGGCATCAG GTTCAATGGATAATACAGTACGGTTATGGGATGCTATCAAAGCATTTGAAGATTTAGAGACTGATGACTTTACTACAGCCACTGGGCATATAAATTTACCTGAGAATTCACAGGAGTTATTGTTGGGAACATATATGACCAAATCAACACCAGTTGTACACCTCCATTTTACTAGAAGAAACTTGGTTCTAGCTGCAGGAGCTTATAGTCCGCAATAA
- the ATP5MK gene encoding ATP synthase membrane subunit K, mitochondrial, translating into MAGPETDAQYQFTGIKKYFNSYTLTGRMNCVLATYGGIALIVLYFKLRSKKTPAVKAT; encoded by the exons atggCAGGTCCAGAAACTGATGCCCAGTACCAATTCACTGgtatcaaaaaatatttcaactcTTACACTCTCACAGGGAGAATGAAT tgtgtACTGGCCACATATGGAGGTATTGCTTTGATAGTTCTATACTTTAAGTTAAGGTCTAAAAAAACTCCAGCTGTGAAAGCAACATAA